A region of Mesorhizobium sp. AR02 DNA encodes the following proteins:
- a CDS encoding MBL fold metallo-hydrolase, producing MAGPQVRGFYDKPTGAIQYVVTDPATKRCAIIDPILDFDEKSGATATKSADALLDFVGENGLELEWILDTHPHADHFSAAHYLKQKTGAPTAIGDRVVDVQKLWKAIYNWPDFPADGSQWDRLFGQGETFRIGSLPVKVLFSPGHTLASITYVVGDAAFIHDTLFMPDSGTARADFPGGSAARLWRSIQDILALPNETRVFVGHDYQAGGREPSWESTVAVQKASNIHLVAAHSEAEFVALREARDRTLPMPRLILHALQVNMNGGRLPEPEANGRRYLKFPLDGL from the coding sequence TTGGCAGGACCGCAGGTTAGAGGCTTCTACGACAAGCCGACCGGGGCCATCCAGTATGTCGTCACCGATCCGGCGACCAAGCGGTGCGCCATTATCGATCCGATCCTCGACTTCGATGAGAAATCCGGCGCAACGGCTACGAAGAGCGCTGATGCGCTGCTCGATTTCGTCGGGGAGAACGGGCTGGAGCTCGAGTGGATCCTCGACACCCACCCGCACGCCGACCATTTCTCCGCTGCGCACTACCTGAAACAGAAGACCGGAGCGCCGACGGCGATCGGCGACAGGGTCGTCGACGTCCAGAAGCTGTGGAAGGCGATCTACAACTGGCCGGATTTTCCCGCCGACGGCTCGCAGTGGGACCGGCTGTTTGGGCAAGGCGAGACGTTTCGGATCGGCAGCCTTCCAGTCAAGGTGCTGTTCTCCCCCGGACACACGCTGGCCTCGATCACCTATGTGGTCGGCGATGCCGCTTTCATTCACGATACGCTGTTCATGCCCGACAGTGGCACGGCACGCGCGGATTTTCCCGGCGGCAGTGCCGCGCGGCTCTGGCGCTCGATCCAGGACATACTGGCGTTGCCCAATGAGACGCGCGTCTTCGTCGGCCATGACTATCAGGCCGGTGGCCGCGAGCCCTCGTGGGAAAGCACGGTGGCCGTGCAGAAAGCCAGCAATATCCATCTCGTTGCCGCCCACAGCGAGGCTGAGTTCGTCGCCCTGCGCGAAGCACGCGACCGGACATTGCCGATGCCGCGGCTGATCCTGCACGCGCTGCAGGTCAACATGAATGGCGGACGGCTGCCGGAACCGGAAGCCAATGGCCGGCGCTATCTGAAGTTTCCGCTGGATGGGCTTTGA
- a CDS encoding phosphoglycerate kinase — MAAFKTLDDIGNISGKRVLVRVDLNVPVADGKVTDATRIERIAPTIAELSGKGAKVILLAHFGRPKDGPSPEFSLEPIAKATAEVLGRPVGFASDCVGDTAGSAVAAMNKGDVLLFENTRFYKAEEKNDAAFTERLAANGDIFVNDAFSAAHRAHSSTEGLARLLPSFAGRTMQAELEALEKGLGNPVRPVVAIVGGAKVSTKIDLLMNLVKKVDALVIGGGMANTFLAARGTDVGKSLCEHDLAPTAKQIMIEAAEAGCAIILPVDGVVAKEFKAGAACETVAISDVPADGMILDVGAKTVTTIGEWIDRAATLVWNGPLGAFEIEPFDHATVAAAKHAAARTKAGKLVSVAGGGDTVAALNHAGVADDFTYVSTAGGAFLEWMEGKPLPGVDVLKK; from the coding sequence ATGGCCGCCTTCAAGACACTGGACGATATCGGCAACATCAGCGGCAAGCGCGTGCTGGTGCGCGTCGACCTCAACGTTCCCGTCGCCGACGGCAAGGTCACCGACGCCACCCGCATCGAGCGCATCGCGCCGACCATTGCCGAATTGTCCGGCAAGGGCGCCAAGGTCATCCTGCTCGCCCATTTCGGCCGGCCCAAGGATGGCCCCTCGCCCGAATTCTCGCTGGAGCCGATCGCCAAGGCGACAGCCGAGGTGCTTGGCCGTCCGGTCGGCTTTGCCTCGGATTGCGTCGGCGATACGGCGGGAAGTGCTGTCGCCGCCATGAACAAGGGCGACGTGCTGCTCTTCGAAAACACCCGCTTCTACAAGGCCGAAGAGAAGAACGACGCCGCCTTCACCGAAAGGCTCGCCGCCAATGGCGACATCTTCGTCAACGACGCCTTTTCGGCCGCGCACCGCGCCCACTCCTCGACCGAAGGGCTGGCGCGCCTGTTGCCTTCCTTTGCCGGCCGCACCATGCAAGCCGAACTCGAAGCGCTGGAGAAGGGGCTGGGCAATCCGGTCCGTCCTGTCGTCGCCATCGTCGGTGGCGCCAAGGTCTCGACCAAGATCGACCTGTTGATGAACCTGGTGAAGAAGGTCGACGCGCTGGTCATCGGCGGCGGCATGGCCAACACCTTTCTGGCCGCGCGCGGCACCGATGTCGGCAAATCGCTGTGCGAGCATGACCTCGCCCCCACCGCCAAGCAGATCATGATCGAGGCGGCCGAGGCCGGCTGCGCCATCATCCTGCCGGTCGACGGCGTCGTCGCCAAGGAGTTCAAGGCCGGTGCGGCCTGCGAGACGGTCGCCATCTCCGACGTGCCGGCCGACGGCATGATCCTCGATGTCGGCGCCAAGACCGTGACGACGATCGGCGAATGGATCGACCGCGCCGCGACATTGGTCTGGAACGGCCCGCTCGGCGCCTTCGAGATCGAGCCCTTCGATCACGCAACGGTGGCGGCGGCAAAACACGCGGCCGCGCGCACCAAGGCCGGCAAACTGGTCTCCGTCGCCGGTGGTGGCGATACGGTGGCGGCGCTCAACCATGCCGGTGTCGCCGATGACTTCACCTATGTTTCGACCGCCGGCGGCGCCTTCCTGGAATGGATGGAAGGCAAGCCACTGCCCGGCGTCGACGTGCTGAAGAAGTAG
- a CDS encoding peroxiredoxin — MSLRINDIAPDFTAETTQGTISFHDWIGDGWAILFSHPKNFTPVCTTELGTMAGLEGEFKKRNVKIIGISVDPVASHDKWQADIKTATGQTVHYPLIGDKDLKVAKLYDMLPAGAGETSEGRTPADNATVRSVYVIGPDKKIKLVLTYPMTTGRNFDEILRAVDSMQLTAKHQVATPANWKQGEDVIITAAVSNEDAIKRFGAFETILPYLRKTKQPSA; from the coding sequence ATGAGCCTTCGTATCAACGACATCGCGCCGGATTTCACCGCCGAGACCACCCAAGGGACGATCAGCTTTCACGACTGGATCGGTGACGGCTGGGCGATCCTGTTCAGCCACCCGAAGAATTTCACACCGGTCTGCACGACCGAGCTTGGCACGATGGCCGGGCTCGAAGGCGAGTTCAAGAAGCGCAACGTCAAGATCATCGGCATCTCCGTCGATCCGGTTGCGAGCCACGACAAGTGGCAGGCCGACATCAAGACGGCGACCGGCCAAACGGTGCACTATCCGCTGATCGGCGACAAGGACCTCAAGGTCGCGAAGCTGTATGACATGCTGCCCGCCGGTGCCGGCGAGACCTCGGAAGGCCGCACGCCAGCCGACAACGCCACCGTGCGCTCGGTCTATGTCATCGGGCCGGACAAGAAGATCAAGCTGGTGCTGACATACCCGATGACCACGGGCCGCAATTTCGATGAGATCCTGCGCGCGGTCGATTCCATGCAGCTCACCGCCAAGCATCAGGTGGCGACGCCGGCCAACTGGAAGCAGGGCGAGGACGTCATCATCACCGCCGCCGTTTCCAACGAGGATGCGATCAAGCGCTTTGGCGCCTTCGAGACCATCCTGCCCTATCTCAGGAAGACCAAGCAGCCGTCCGCCTGA
- a CDS encoding cell division protein ZapA, protein MAQVTVSIDGKQYRMACDEGQEDHLIDLAERFDRYVSHLKDSFGEIGDQRLTVMAGIMVMDELSELQKRVKGMESEVLTLRKTRDEALTKADKSDSVLTNALGALAQRMEDLATSLAVKS, encoded by the coding sequence ATGGCACAGGTCACGGTTTCAATCGACGGCAAACAGTATCGGATGGCCTGTGACGAGGGCCAGGAAGACCATCTGATCGACCTTGCCGAGCGCTTCGACCGCTATGTCTCGCATCTGAAGGATTCGTTTGGCGAGATCGGCGACCAACGGCTGACCGTCATGGCCGGCATCATGGTGATGGACGAACTCTCGGAGCTGCAGAAACGCGTCAAGGGCATGGAAAGCGAAGTGCTGACCTTGCGCAAGACGCGCGACGAGGCGCTGACCAAGGCCGACAAGAGCGACAGCGTGCTGACCAACGCGCTTGGCGCGCTGGCGCAGCGGATGGAAGATCTCGCCACGTCGCTGGCCGTGAAATCCTAG
- a CDS encoding potassium/proton antiporter, whose protein sequence is MEHAIYLVTLVGTALVVAAAFSSLIAFRFGAPLLLLFLCIGLATGTDGLGIEFDNARIAYFAGSLALAVILFDSGFGTPLNALRQAAGPALSLATFGVLLTTGLFGAAAHYLLDLSWLESFLLGAAVASTDAAAVFFLLRAGEINLRERVRSTLEVESGTNDPIAIFLTITLVEVIAAHANPETNVLVTSLILGFLINMGLGAIVGVLGGLAIVRLVDRLNLDHGLLPIFVLTLSLMIFAAAGAIGGSGFLAVYIAGLISGNSDIRAVTILKRFQDGMSWLAQIIMFLILGLFATPSQFPAIMVPAIALGLFLMFVARPIAVWLCLIPFRLPRPEVAFVSWVGLRGAVSILLAITPLLGGLENGRTIFNAAFIIVLVSLVIQGWTVGPLARRLGLIVPARLGPLDKVELELPGSAHHELLAYRVAHGSPVARGERIPRWARPSLVLRDGRSMRFQDMGRLAAGDQVYIFVPDRYPRLLDKLFASRAVVDPEDADFFGAFAVDPARSAAELEAAYAPGLTDAEQKQTVGALVTARLGGHAEYADRVLIGQIELIVRDVDDKGRITGLGLSFEPTAPVARVPVFLSAGEMGDRLSAFIRNWRKPTEAQVAAQTDDTPEPPVEKATTEN, encoded by the coding sequence ATGGAGCATGCGATTTATCTCGTCACGCTGGTCGGCACGGCGCTCGTTGTCGCCGCCGCGTTTTCGAGCCTGATCGCCTTCCGCTTCGGTGCCCCCCTCCTGCTTCTGTTTCTCTGCATCGGCCTCGCCACCGGAACCGACGGCCTCGGCATCGAATTCGACAATGCCCGCATCGCCTATTTTGCCGGCTCACTGGCGCTGGCCGTCATCCTGTTCGATTCCGGCTTCGGTACGCCGCTCAACGCCTTGCGGCAGGCGGCGGGTCCGGCTTTGTCGCTGGCAACCTTCGGCGTGCTTCTCACCACTGGCCTGTTCGGCGCGGCGGCCCACTATCTGCTCGACCTCAGTTGGCTGGAATCCTTCCTGCTCGGTGCCGCCGTCGCTTCGACCGATGCCGCGGCGGTGTTCTTCCTGCTGCGCGCCGGCGAGATCAATCTGCGCGAGCGCGTGCGCTCGACGCTCGAGGTGGAATCCGGCACCAACGACCCGATCGCCATCTTCCTGACCATCACTTTGGTCGAGGTCATCGCCGCCCACGCCAATCCCGAAACCAATGTCCTGGTCACCAGCCTCATCCTCGGCTTCCTCATCAATATGGGCCTTGGCGCGATTGTCGGCGTGCTGGGCGGCCTTGCCATTGTGCGCCTCGTCGACCGGCTCAACCTCGACCATGGCCTGCTGCCGATCTTCGTGCTGACGCTGTCGCTGATGATTTTCGCCGCAGCCGGCGCGATTGGCGGCTCGGGCTTCCTGGCGGTCTACATCGCCGGCCTGATATCAGGCAATTCCGACATCCGCGCCGTCACCATCCTCAAGCGCTTCCAGGACGGCATGTCATGGCTGGCGCAGATCATCATGTTCCTGATCCTCGGCCTGTTCGCCACCCCCTCGCAATTTCCGGCGATCATGGTGCCGGCGATAGCGCTTGGCCTGTTCCTGATGTTTGTCGCGCGGCCCATCGCGGTCTGGCTCTGCCTGATCCCGTTCCGCCTGCCGCGCCCCGAGGTCGCCTTCGTTTCCTGGGTCGGCCTGCGCGGTGCCGTCTCGATCCTGCTGGCGATCACGCCGCTGCTTGGCGGACTGGAGAACGGCCGCACCATCTTCAACGCCGCCTTCATCATCGTCCTGGTGTCGCTGGTCATCCAGGGCTGGACCGTCGGCCCGCTGGCGCGCCGCCTTGGCCTCATCGTGCCGGCGCGGCTCGGCCCGCTCGACAAGGTCGAACTCGAACTTCCCGGCTCCGCCCATCACGAGCTTCTCGCCTATCGTGTCGCGCACGGCAGCCCGGTGGCGCGCGGCGAGCGCATTCCGCGCTGGGCGCGGCCCTCGCTGGTGCTGCGCGACGGTCGATCGATGCGCTTCCAGGACATGGGCCGGCTCGCCGCCGGCGACCAGGTCTACATCTTCGTGCCGGACCGCTATCCGCGCCTCCTCGACAAGCTGTTTGCCAGCCGCGCCGTCGTCGATCCGGAAGACGCCGATTTTTTTGGCGCCTTCGCCGTCGACCCGGCACGCTCCGCCGCTGAACTGGAAGCCGCTTACGCGCCGGGCCTGACCGACGCGGAGCAGAAGCAGACCGTTGGCGCTCTGGTCACGGCGCGGCTCGGCGGCCATGCCGAATATGCCGACCGCGTGCTGATCGGCCAGATCGAGCTGATCGTCAGGGATGTCGACGACAAGGGCAGGATCACGGGTCTCGGCCTCTCCTTCGAGCCGACCGCGCCGGTGGCGCGGGTGCCGGTGTTCCTGAGCGCCGGCGAGATGGGCGACCGCCTCAGCGCCTTCATCCGCAACTGGCGCAAGCCGACCGAGGCGCAGGTGGCGGCACAGACAGATGACACCCCTGAACCGCCGGTTGAAAAGGCAACGACCGAGAACTGA
- the rpoH gene encoding RNA polymerase sigma factor RpoH — protein sequence MAQSLPSIVSGEGGLSRYLEEIRRFPMLQPQEEYMLAKRYAEHEDTSAAHKLVTSHLRLVAKIAMGYRGYGLPIGEVISEGNVGLMQAVKKFEPERGFRLATYAMWWIKASIQEYILRSWSLVKMGTTANQKRLFFNLRKVKGKIQALDDGDLKPDQITEIATRLNVSEAEVVSMNRRLSGDASLNAPIRATEGESGEWQDWLVDDHESQEEMLIEQDELENRRGMLSGALAVLNERERRIFEARRLAEEPLTLEELSAEFDISRERVRQIEVRAFEKVQDAVKAAAKRQTQALRTIEAQPAA from the coding sequence ATGGCCCAGTCACTACCCAGTATTGTTTCCGGCGAAGGCGGCCTCAGCCGCTACCTGGAAGAAATCCGCCGCTTTCCGATGCTTCAGCCGCAGGAAGAGTACATGCTCGCCAAGCGTTATGCCGAGCATGAAGACACCAGCGCTGCGCACAAGCTCGTCACCAGCCATTTGCGGCTCGTCGCCAAGATCGCCATGGGCTATCGCGGCTACGGTCTGCCGATCGGCGAGGTGATCTCGGAAGGCAATGTCGGCCTCATGCAGGCCGTCAAGAAATTCGAACCCGAACGCGGCTTCCGCCTCGCGACCTACGCCATGTGGTGGATCAAGGCCTCGATCCAGGAGTACATCCTGCGCTCGTGGAGCCTGGTCAAGATGGGCACGACCGCCAACCAGAAGCGCCTGTTCTTCAACTTGCGCAAGGTGAAGGGCAAGATCCAGGCTCTGGACGACGGCGATTTGAAGCCCGATCAGATCACCGAAATCGCCACCAGGCTGAACGTTTCCGAAGCCGAAGTGGTGTCGATGAACCGCCGCCTGTCCGGCGACGCCTCGCTCAACGCGCCGATCCGGGCGACGGAAGGCGAATCCGGTGAATGGCAGGACTGGCTGGTCGACGACCACGAAAGCCAGGAAGAGATGCTGATCGAGCAGGACGAGCTGGAAAACCGGCGCGGCATGCTGTCAGGCGCTCTTGCCGTGCTCAACGAGCGCGAGCGGCGCATCTTCGAGGCCCGTCGCCTCGCCGAAGAGCCGCTGACGCTGGAAGAGCTGTCAGCCGAGTTCGACATCAGCCGCGAGCGCGTGCGCCAGATCGAGGTGCGCGCCTTTGAGAAGGTGCAGGATGCGGTCAAGGCCGCCGCCAAGCGCCAGACCCAGGCGCTGCGCACCATCGAAGCACAGCCGGCGGCTTAA
- the tkt gene encoding transketolase: MTSREQHDRMANAIRFLSMDAVEKAQSGHPGLPMGCADIATVLFTRFLKYDPKAPHWPDRDRFILSAGHGSMLLYSLLHLTGYEDMTIDQIKHFRQLGSKTAGHPEYGHATGIETTTGPLGQGLANSVGFALGERIMNAAFGNDLVDHYTYVLAGDGCLMEGVSQEAIALAGHLKLNKLIVFWDNNNISIDGPVSLADNTDQVARFQASGWNASHIDGTDPEAIAYAIEAARHSDKPTMIACKTTIGFGAPTKAGTNKAHGSPLGADEIAGARKFFNWESPPFEIPAEILEAWRTAGKGSVKARTDWEGRLAKAEPKLKAEFERRLSGKLPSNFDAVIADYKKKLSADKPKVATRKSSEMALEVINGTVPETIGGSADLTGSNNTKTSQTKNITPDDYGQRYVHYGVREHGMAAAINGLTLHGGLIAYGGTFMCFSDYARPSMRLSSLMGIRSIFVMTHDSIGLGEDGPTHQPVEHLAALRAIPNHNVFRPADAVETAECWQIALESEKTPSTLALTRQNLPTVRTEHSAKNLSSQGAYELAAASGEAAVTIFATGSEIEIALGARDLLEKHGHPTRIVSVPCFELFDKQSDDYRKKTIGNAPIRMAIEAGIRQGWDHLIGSDGIFIGMTGFGASGTIEQLYPHFGITAEAAAKAAEARLHAK, from the coding sequence ATGACGTCGCGTGAACAACATGACCGGATGGCCAATGCGATCCGCTTTCTCTCCATGGATGCCGTCGAGAAGGCCCAGTCTGGCCATCCCGGCCTGCCCATGGGCTGCGCCGACATCGCCACGGTGCTGTTCACCCGCTTCCTGAAATATGATCCCAAGGCCCCGCACTGGCCCGATCGCGACCGCTTCATCCTGTCGGCTGGCCATGGCTCGATGCTGCTCTATTCGCTGCTGCATCTGACCGGTTACGAAGACATGACCATCGACCAGATCAAGCACTTCCGCCAATTGGGCTCGAAGACGGCAGGCCATCCCGAATACGGCCATGCCACCGGCATCGAGACGACGACCGGCCCGCTCGGCCAGGGCCTTGCCAATTCGGTCGGTTTCGCGCTCGGCGAGCGCATCATGAACGCCGCCTTCGGCAACGACCTCGTCGACCACTACACCTATGTGCTGGCCGGTGACGGCTGCCTTATGGAGGGTGTCAGCCAGGAGGCTATCGCGCTTGCCGGCCACCTCAAGCTCAACAAGCTGATCGTCTTCTGGGACAACAACAACATCTCGATCGATGGTCCGGTCTCGCTTGCCGACAACACCGACCAGGTCGCCCGCTTCCAGGCCTCCGGCTGGAACGCCAGCCATATCGACGGCACCGATCCGGAAGCGATCGCCTACGCCATCGAGGCCGCCCGCCATTCCGACAAGCCGACGATGATCGCCTGCAAGACGACCATCGGCTTCGGCGCCCCGACCAAGGCCGGCACCAACAAGGCGCACGGCTCGCCGCTCGGCGCCGACGAGATCGCCGGCGCGCGCAAGTTCTTCAACTGGGAGTCGCCGCCTTTCGAGATTCCGGCCGAGATCCTCGAGGCCTGGCGCACCGCCGGCAAGGGCAGCGTCAAGGCGCGGACCGACTGGGAAGGCCGCCTCGCCAAGGCCGAACCGAAGCTGAAGGCCGAGTTCGAGCGCCGGCTCAGCGGCAAGCTGCCGTCCAATTTCGACGCCGTCATCGCCGACTACAAGAAGAAGCTCTCGGCCGACAAGCCGAAGGTCGCCACCCGCAAGTCGTCGGAGATGGCACTCGAAGTCATCAACGGCACCGTGCCGGAAACCATCGGCGGCTCCGCCGACCTGACCGGCTCCAACAACACCAAGACCAGCCAGACCAAGAACATCACGCCTGACGACTATGGCCAGCGCTATGTCCACTACGGCGTCCGCGAGCATGGCATGGCCGCGGCCATCAACGGCCTGACGCTGCATGGCGGCCTCATCGCCTATGGCGGCACGTTCATGTGCTTCTCCGACTATGCCCGTCCGTCGATGCGGCTTTCCTCGCTGATGGGCATCCGCTCGATCTTCGTCATGACCCATGATTCCATTGGGCTCGGCGAAGACGGCCCGACCCACCAGCCGGTCGAGCATCTGGCGGCCCTGCGCGCCATCCCCAACCACAACGTCTTCCGCCCGGCCGATGCGGTGGAAACCGCCGAATGCTGGCAGATTGCGCTCGAGTCGGAAAAGACACCGTCGACGCTGGCGCTGACCCGCCAGAACCTGCCGACGGTGCGCACCGAGCACTCGGCCAAGAACCTGAGCAGCCAGGGCGCCTATGAGCTGGCCGCGGCCAGCGGCGAAGCGGCAGTGACGATCTTCGCCACCGGCTCCGAGATCGAGATCGCGCTTGGCGCCCGTGACTTGCTCGAAAAGCACGGCCACCCGACCCGCATCGTCTCGGTGCCTTGCTTCGAACTGTTCGACAAGCAGAGCGACGACTACCGCAAGAAGACGATCGGCAACGCGCCGATCAGGATGGCGATCGAGGCCGGCATCCGCCAGGGCTGGGATCACCTCATCGGCTCGGACGGCATCTTCATCGGCATGACCGGCTTCGGTGCCTCGGGCACGATCGAACAGCTCTACCCGCATTTCGGCATCACCGCCGAGGCCGCGGCCAAGGCAGCGGAAGCACGCCTGCACGCCAAGTAA
- a CDS encoding DUF4164 domain-containing protein, producing the protein MTGETTLKEVIARLGKAIEGLENAVAAKLEHERDYSEAEAEVQRMNADRSRLAQELDNSEARAERLEDANKEVSRRLVTAMETIRAVLDR; encoded by the coding sequence ATGACCGGGGAAACCACGCTCAAGGAAGTCATCGCCAGGCTGGGCAAGGCCATCGAGGGGCTGGAAAACGCCGTCGCGGCCAAGCTGGAGCATGAACGCGATTACTCGGAAGCCGAGGCCGAGGTGCAGCGGATGAATGCCGATCGCTCCCGGCTGGCGCAGGAACTCGACAATTCCGAAGCGCGCGCCGAACGGCTGGAGGACGCCAACAAGGAAGTATCGCGACGGCTGGTGACCGCCATGGAAACCATCCGCGCCGTGTTGGACAGATAG
- a CDS encoding class I fructose-bisphosphate aldolase has product MSERLEDIAAAIVANGKGLLAADESSGTIKKRFDVIGVESTADSRRDYREMMFRAKDAMTKYISGVILYDETIRQKAADGTPLVDIIKASGAIPGIKVDAGAKPLAGFPGDTITEGLDGLRERLADYYKLGARFAKWRAVIDIDTGKGVPSANSINSNTHALARYAALCQEAGIVPIVEPEVLMDGAHDIDTCYEVSKATLIKLYDELYAARVVLEGTILKPNMVLSGKKSGTVDSPEKVAEMTIKLFRETVPAAVPGIAFLSGGQEDEEATANLNAINAIGPHPWKLTFSYGRALQAAPQKAWSGKASNVAAGQAAFTHRAHMNYLAALGKWKASLEQAA; this is encoded by the coding sequence ATGAGCGAACGTCTCGAAGACATTGCCGCCGCGATCGTGGCCAACGGCAAGGGCCTGCTGGCCGCCGACGAAAGTTCCGGCACGATCAAGAAGCGCTTCGACGTCATTGGCGTCGAATCGACCGCCGACAGCCGCCGCGACTATCGCGAGATGATGTTCCGCGCCAAGGACGCGATGACCAAGTATATTTCCGGCGTCATCCTCTATGACGAAACGATCCGCCAGAAGGCCGCCGACGGCACGCCGCTGGTCGACATCATCAAGGCATCCGGCGCCATCCCCGGCATCAAGGTCGATGCCGGCGCCAAGCCTCTGGCCGGCTTTCCCGGCGACACCATCACCGAGGGCCTCGACGGCCTGCGCGAACGGCTTGCCGATTACTACAAGCTCGGCGCCCGCTTCGCCAAATGGCGCGCGGTGATCGACATCGATACCGGCAAGGGCGTGCCTTCGGCCAATTCGATCAACTCGAACACCCATGCGCTCGCCCGCTATGCCGCCCTTTGCCAGGAAGCCGGCATCGTGCCCATCGTCGAGCCGGAGGTGCTGATGGACGGCGCCCACGACATCGACACCTGCTACGAGGTTTCCAAGGCGACACTGATCAAGCTCTACGACGAGCTCTACGCGGCCCGTGTCGTGCTCGAAGGCACGATCCTGAAGCCCAACATGGTGCTTTCGGGCAAGAAGTCGGGCACCGTGGACAGCCCCGAAAAGGTCGCCGAGATGACGATAAAACTGTTCCGCGAGACGGTGCCGGCGGCGGTGCCGGGCATCGCCTTCCTCTCTGGCGGCCAGGAAGACGAGGAAGCGACCGCCAACCTCAACGCCATCAATGCCATCGGTCCGCATCCATGGAAGCTGACCTTCTCCTATGGCCGCGCACTGCAGGCCGCCCCGCAAAAGGCGTGGAGTGGCAAGGCGTCGAACGTCGCCGCCGGCCAGGCCGCCTTCACCCATCGCGCCCACATGAATTATCTGGCCGCGCTTGGAAAATGGAAAGCGAGCCTCGAACAGGCCGCCTGA
- the gap gene encoding type I glyceraldehyde-3-phosphate dehydrogenase, whose translation MTVRVAINGFGRIGRNILRAIHESGRKDIDVVAVNDLGPVETNAHLLRYDSVHGRFPHEVSVDGDQITVGKEKFKVTAIKDPTQLPWKELGVDIALECTGIFTARDKAAAHLTAGAKRVLVSAPADGADLTVVYGINHDKLTKDHIVISNASCTTNCLAPLAAVLHETVGIEKGMMTTIHSYTGDQPTLDTMHKDLYRARAAALSQIPTSTGAAKAIGLVLPDLKGKLDGISIRVPTPNVSVVDFKFIAKRATTVQEINEAVIAASNGKLKGILGVTHHPNVSIDFNHDPRSSIMALDQTKVMDGNFVSVLSWYDNEWGFSNRMGDTAVAFGKTIA comes from the coding sequence ATGACCGTCAGAGTTGCCATCAACGGATTCGGCCGCATCGGCCGCAACATCCTGCGCGCCATCCATGAATCCGGCCGCAAGGACATCGACGTCGTCGCCGTCAACGATCTCGGCCCGGTCGAGACCAACGCCCACCTGCTGCGCTACGACAGCGTGCATGGCCGCTTCCCGCATGAAGTGTCGGTCGACGGCGACCAGATCACCGTCGGCAAGGAAAAGTTCAAGGTCACCGCCATCAAGGATCCGACGCAGCTGCCGTGGAAGGAGCTCGGCGTCGACATCGCGCTCGAATGCACCGGCATCTTCACCGCCCGCGACAAGGCTGCAGCCCACCTGACCGCCGGCGCCAAGCGCGTGCTGGTCTCCGCACCTGCCGACGGCGCTGACCTGACCGTCGTCTACGGCATCAACCACGACAAGCTGACCAAGGACCACATCGTCATCTCGAACGCGTCCTGCACCACCAACTGCCTGGCGCCGCTGGCAGCAGTGCTGCACGAGACGGTCGGCATCGAAAAGGGCATGATGACGACGATCCACTCCTACACGGGCGACCAGCCGACGCTGGACACCATGCACAAGGATCTCTACCGCGCCCGCGCCGCGGCCCTGTCGCAGATCCCGACCTCGACCGGCGCCGCCAAGGCGATCGGCCTTGTGCTCCCCGACCTCAAGGGCAAGCTCGACGGCATCTCGATCCGCGTGCCGACCCCGAACGTCTCGGTCGTCGACTTCAAGTTCATCGCCAAGCGCGCCACCACCGTGCAGGAGATCAACGAAGCGGTCATCGCCGCCTCCAACGGCAAGCTCAAGGGCATTCTCGGCGTCACTCATCACCCGAATGTCTCGATCGATTTCAACCACGATCCGCGCTCGTCGATCATGGCGCTCGACCAGACCAAGGTGATGGACGGCAACTTCGTTTCGGTGCTGTCCTGGTACGACAATGAATGGGGCTTCTCCAACCGCATGGGCGATACCGCGGTCGCCTTCGGCAAGACCATCGCCTGA